One genomic region from Sciurus carolinensis chromosome 2, mSciCar1.2, whole genome shotgun sequence encodes:
- the Eif2s2 gene encoding eukaryotic translation initiation factor 2 subunit 2 → MSGDEMIFDPTMSKKKKKKKKPFMLDEEGDAQTEETQPSETKEVEPEPTEDKDVEADEEDSRKKDASDDLDDLNFFNQKKKKKKTKKIFDIDEAEEGVKDLKIESDVQEPAEPEDDLDIMLGNKKKKKKNVKFPDEDEILEKDEALEDEDSKKDDGISFSNQTGPAWAGSERDYTYEELLNRVFNIMREKNPDMVAGEKRKFVMKPPQVVRVGTKKTSFVNFTDICKLLHRQPKHLLAFLLAELGTSGSIDGNNQLVIKGRFQQKQIENVLRRYIKEYVTCHTCRSPDTILQKDTRLYFLQCETCHSRCSVASIKTGFQAVTGKRAQLRAKAN, encoded by the exons ATGTCCGGGGACGAG ATGATTTTTGATCCTACAAtgagtaagaagaaaaagaagaagaagaagccctTTATGTTAGATGAGGAAGGGGATGCCCAGACAGAAGAAACTCAGCCCTCTGAAACAAAAGAAGTGGAACCAGAACCAACTGAGGATAAAGATGTGGAAGCTGATGAAGAAGACAGTAGGAAAAAAG ATGCTTCTGATGATCTAGATGACTTGAACTtctttaatcaaaagaaaaagaagaaaaaaacaaaaaagatatttgaTATTGATGAAGCTGAAGAAGGTGTAAAG GATCTTAAGATTGAAAGTGATGTTCAAGAGCCAGCTGAGCCAGAGGATGATCTTGATATTATGCTtggcaataaaaagaagaaaaagaagaatgtcaAGTTCCCAGATGAGGATGAAATACTAGAGAAAGATGAAG CTTTAGAAGATGAAGATAGCAAAAAAGATGATGGAATCTCATTCAGTAACCAGACAGGTCCTGCTTGGGCAGGCTCAGAAAGAGACTACACCTATGAGGAG CTACTGAATCGAGTGTTCAACATCATGAGGGAAAAGAATCCAGATATGGTtgctggagagaaaagaaaatttgttatgAAACCTCCACAGGTTGTCCGAGTAGGAACCAAGAAAACTTCTTTTGTCAACTTTACAGATATCTGTAAACT ATTACATCGTCAGCCCAAACATCTCCTTGCATTTTTATTGGCAGAATTGGGTACAAG tGGTTCTATAGATGGTAATAACCAACTTGTAATCAAAGGAAGATTCCaacagaaacaaatagaaaatgtctTGAGAAGATATATCA AGGAATACGTCACTTGCCACACATGCCGATCACCGGACACAATCTTGCAGAAGGACACCCGACTTTATTTCTTACAGTGTGAAACTTGTCATTCTCGATGCTCTGTTGCCAGTATCAAAACCGGCTTCCAGGCTGTCACGGGCAAGCGAGCACAGCTCCGTGCCAAAGCTAACTAA